The Microbulbifer sp. TB1203 nucleotide sequence ATAGCGACGATGCAACGCCTCCACCTGCTGCCGCAATCCGTCCAGATCCCCGGCATTGTTCAACACATCGTCGGCTCTGGCCAGCCGCTCCTGGCGCGACAGCTGCGCCGCCATGATCTTGCGGATCCCCTCCGGATCGCTCTGATCCCTGCCGCTGGCCCGCTCAACCTGCAGCGCTTCCGGCAGGTCCACCACGCACACCCGGTCCACCAGTTTATACTGGCCGGATTCTATTAACAGCGGCGACTCCAATACAGCGTAGGGGCCGTTGCTGGTTTTCAGTGCGCGCAGGATCTCCTCGCGAATCAGCGGGTGTAGCAACTGCTCCAGCCACTCTCGTTCCGCGGTGTTGTCGAACACG carries:
- the coaE gene encoding dephospho-CoA kinase (Dephospho-CoA kinase (CoaE) performs the final step in coenzyme A biosynthesis.) is translated as MLTIGLTGGIGSGKSAAAACFTELGIDVVDADWAARVVVQPGQPALAQIAAHFGAGVLLESGELDRAQLRAIVFDNTAEREWLEQLLHPLIREEILRALKTSNGPYAVLESPLLIESGQYKLVDRVCVVDLPEALQVERASGRDQSDPEGIRKIMAAQLSRQERLARADDVLNNAGDLDGLRQQVEALHRRYLELASSQGNQG